In the genome of Actinomycetota bacterium, the window CGCGGCGATCGCGTCGTCGACGTCGGTGAAGTAATCGCCCGGTTTGCCATCGCTCGCGCCAAATCCCCGGCGGTCGTAGGAGAAGGTCGCATACCCTGCCGAGCACAGGCGGCTCGCGATGTGTACGAAGAAGTTGCGCGCAGGCACCTCGCGCCGACCGTGGCGGGCCGGCAGCATGTTGCCGTCGCGATCCTGCTCCATCGAACCGTGGATGAGCAGGACGCACGGCGTGGGACCGTCTGCGTGCTCAGGCACTCGCAAGACGCCTTCGAGCGTCAGCTCGCCGCTTGCGAATGTGATGACTCGTTCTTGCATTCGCATCACACCCAATAGTTCTGCCGACGGGTCAGTAGCAGGTACAAGAAGAGTGGGACGCCCACGAGCGAGGTAACGATGCCGATGGGCAGGATAATGGGCGAGATGAGGGTGCGTCCCACGGTGTCCGAGGCGACCATCACGATCGCGCCCACGATGCACGAGGCCGGCAGCAAGAACCGGTGGTCGCCGCCGATGAGGTATCGGGCGATGTGTGGCGCCACTAGGCACACGAACCCGATGATGCCGGTGAACGAGATGATCGTGGCAGTGATGAGTGCAGAGAGCAGAAGGCTCACGATCCGCACCCGTGTCGTGTCGACGCCGAGCGAGCGAGCCGCGTCGTCTCCGCCGAGCGTCATAGCGTTGATGTCCCACGAGTACTTGATGAGGACGGGTACGCACGCCACCATCACCGCTGCGACGATGGCGATCTCAGACCACTTCACGCCGGTAAGGGTCCCGAACGTCCAGTGGACCATCGCCATCAGGTCTTCTTCGGATGCGAAGAAGTGGATGATCGAGGTGAGAGCGCTGAACAGATAGGAGAGCGCGATTCCGGCGAGGATCAGCGTCTCGGGCGACGTTCCCTTCATGCGTGCCAGGCCGAAGACGAGCAGCGTGCACACCATCGAGAACAGGAATGCGTTGCCGACGATGGCGAACGTTCCGACGCCGACGAACCCGAAACCGAACATGATCGCCACCGACGCGCCGAACGCGGCGGCGGCGGAGATGCCGACGGTAAAGGGGCTGACGAGCGGGTTCCTCGTGATGCCCTGCATCTGGGCGCCCGAAACCGCAAGCCCGGCGCCTCCGATGATCCCCATGACGATACGGGGCAGTCGCAACTCCCACACGACGGACTCATCGAACGGCGAAGCGCCGACCGATGGCGCCAGCCGTGTCGCCAGTGCACGGAGTACCGCGCCGACCGACATGTCGGCGGAACCGATGCACAGGGCGATCACGGCCAGCGCGATCAGCACGACGCAGCCAAGTGAGACGATCAGCAGTCGCCGCGCGATCGATCGGGAGTATTGGTCCCGAACGCTTCGCTCGGTCGAGGCCGCTGTCATCTCGTCACGCATCTACTGGTTGATGGCCGGGTACGTGTAGACGCCCTGCCACTCGAGGCCGAGGTACTTCTCGTAGTACTCCTTGAGCACGGACTCGGGATTGAAATCCTCGAACGTCTCGGGGTACAGGATCTTGGCGATGAACATCGGCCCGAACTTCTTGCGAGCGCCACCGCTGACGTCGAAGGACATGACGTGGACTTGGTTCTGCGTCACCGCGGTGCTGGCGGCAAGCTCCGGTCGCGCCATGATGGCGTCGTGGACGGCCTTGAAGTCGGTGTCGTCGGCGAGGAAGTAGCCGCCGCTCTGACCCTTGATGATGAAGTCGGGATTGCGCTCGGCGATGTCTTCGGGGTCGGCCTCGAACCACTCGGCGGTGATTTCCGGATACAGGTCGACGCCGCCGCCGGAGACGATCATGCCCGGTATTCCGCAGCCGTAGCCTGCGCCTCCGTAGGTACCGTAGTCGTCGGCGCCTTCGAAGTAGACCGTCTTGCGGTCGGCATCAGCGATTTCGGCGATGCGCTTGGCGACCATGTCGAGCGGCTTTCTGAAGAAGTCGATGTAGCTGGCGGTTTCCTCCTCGCGGCCGAGCATGGCGCCCAGCGTCGTGACCTCGCGGAAGTAGACGTCGGTGCGGAAGAAGTCCAGACTCACGACCGCGATGCCGAACGGCTCGAGTTCGGCCTGGACCTCGTCGGGGAGCGGCGGGTATGAGGACAGGCAAATCACGACGTCGGGGTCGAGCTCCGCGATGGCCTCGTAGTTCGGCTCTTCCGACGAACCGACGACAGGCGTGTCGGCCAGTCCGGGGTAGTACCCCTCGTCAACCTTGGCCTTAGTGGCTTCGTCGATACCGACGATGCGGTCGATGGCGCCCAGAGCTTTGAGCTCCTCGGTCGGGTTGTCCCACAACACGACGATGCTCTTGACCGGATACGGTACCTCGACGTAGCGATTCGCCGAGTCTTGCACCGTGATGGTGTCTGTCGCCTCGGCATCCTTGGTGCCGCTGCTCTCGGCGCCCTGTGAGGTGCACCCCGTGATGGCAAGCGAAGAAAGCAGCAATACCAGTGCGATACAGACAAACGACGCTCTTCTGAGACGTTTCGACATAGCCCCTCCTCGATGTCAGGACACCTGCAAAGGCGTCCGGTTTCCCCCTGTGCTCGGTGGCCCACGATGCGGTAGCGGGATGTTCGAGCCGGTCGTGCGCGTAGCACGAATGTGGAAATGGTATACCATAGTGCTACGAATGGCAAAGGCGTAACACGCAGAGGAGACCGACCGCCATGTGCAAGAATTCCGTGAACACGAGCCAGATGCAGCAAGCCATCGAACAGGGCGAGATGACCGTCAGATTAGCGCAGAGTGCGGTTCATCAGCTTGAGCACAGTGCTGAGCACCTCGGCGACGCGAGCGTGTCGAGCGCACTTGCTCGCGCTGCGATGCTGCTCACCGACGCTGCCAGGGAGCTGGCCGCAGCGGGCGCGGTGGTCGAGAGCCCCTCGGTCGATGGATCGGCAGTCGTGGAGCGAGTCTAGGCTTGCGACCTTCCCGGCAGCACCACATAGAGCGTGAGCGCCAGCGCCATGACCGCGCCGAACGCGATCTTGAGCACGGGATCGACCGGTGCCGGCGTCAGGAATCCCTCGATCGCACCCGCGATCACGAGCAGAGGGATCGCGCCTAGCACCACGCGCACCGCGTCGCCGGACGCGGACTTGAGCGCGGCACTCCTTGGCAGGTCACCCGGCGCGACCAAGGCGCGGGCGAGCATCAGTCCCGACCCACCCGCAAGCACGATCGCAGGCAGCTCAAGCGCACCGTGGGGCACTATGAGCGACCAGAATTGAAGCGCGCCTCCGGCCTGGGTGAACACGCCCGCGAGTGCGCCGAGCATGAGCCCGTTCTGCAGCAGCGCGTAGCCGGTGAGCGCGCCGAAGGTCATGCCGCCGGCGAAAGCGAGCAGGCTGACCTGGATGTTGTTGGCGGTGATGCCGGCGGTCAGCAGCGGTCCCAGGCTCGCCGAAACGTCTGCCAGCGAGCCGCCCTGCTTCAGCGTGTCGCCCACGCCATCGCGGAGCATCTCGGGGATGAAGATGCGGGCGAGCGGGTAGTTCACATACACCAGCAGGAAGCCAAGGACGCACGCCCCGCCGAACACGAGCGCCGAAAGCCCGATCGGCCGCCAGTTGGCCCGGATGAGCCGGGGATAGCCGCGGGCAAGGAACTCCCAGGCAGCGCCGATGCGGCGAGGGCTTTCGCCGTAGAGTCCGGCATGCGCGGAACCAACGAGGCCGTTCAGGTGCGCCTCCGTCGCGCTGCCGGGAAAGTGCGTCTGCGCATAGGCGAGGTCGGCGGCGGTTCGTCGGTAGTCCTCGTACATGGCGCGGAGCTGCTCGGCGCCAAGACTCACGACACCGCGCCGCTGGGCCGCACCGGTGAGTTCGGCGAGACGGTCCCATGTCTCGCGCGAGCCGTCGATGAAGGTCCGCTCGTCCATGCCGCTCCTTTCAGGCGCGTCCATGCTAGCACGCGTGCGCCCACGCGCCCTATGATGGCCAAGGAGACAGGAGGCATGGGTGGCAGCGCTTGGACGCAGGCTCGAGATCGAGACTCCCGAAGCGGTGACGGTGACGTACCCGCTGGCAGGCGTGGGTTCCCGCGGCGCGGCCGCGCTGCTCGACATGCTGATACTCGGACTTCTCATGCTCGCCGAGGCGGTCGCCGGTGCACTCGTGATGCTCGTGGGCGTCAGGGTCTTCGGCTGGAATGAGGTCCTCCCGATCTGGGGCCTCGCGGCTCTCGGGATAGCGTTGTTCGTGACCTACTGGGGCTACTTCATCTACGGAGAAGTCGTTCGCAACGGGCGCACATTCGGCAAGCGACGCATGCGCATCCGCGTGGTGCGCGACGACGGAAGCCGTGTCGGTGTCCTGGACTCGGTCATACGCAACGTCGTGCGTATCGTCGATGCGCTTCCGGGGACGTATGCTATAGGGGTGGCCTGTCTGCTGATGTCCCCTCGCGCGCGGCGGCTCGGCGACATGGCGGCAGGTACAGTGGTCATCGCAGAACCCGACGAGCCGGGCATGGTCCTAGGAGCCGACAAGCGGGAGTCCTTGGCAGTAGAGTACCTGACGCGCAGGGCAGGGCTCACGCCCGATGCTCGCTACCAGGTCGGTGTGGCTATGTTGGGGCTTTGGGGAGAAGCGCCCGGCACGTGGGACGAGCCGACGATCGCAGGCCGCGTGGCCGATCTCTCCGGGTTGCGCGAGCGGTTCACGGCGGGGTCGTAGCCTGCAGCCGCGCGCTGCACCGCGTCATCCACCGGTTGACACGGAGCTCCCATCACGGTATCTGTTAACCTCACAACGCAATACGAGTTAACAAGGAGCACACAATGGCCGAGGAATACGCAGCGCCCGTCGATCGCCCGCCCGCAGCGGGAACCCGTACGCGCACAATCGCTATGGCGGCTCTGCTCGCAGCGCTGCTTGCGGCGTCGGCGTGGATCACCCTCCCGATCGGGGCGGTTCCTGTGACGCTGCAGGTCTTCGTGGTCCTTCTCGCGGGGCTCGTGCTGTCGCCGGGTACTGCCGCGGCGTCCGTCGGGGTCTACCTGCTCCTTGGCATGGCGGGGCTACCGGTGTTCTCGGGAGGGACGGGCGGGCTCGGCGCGTTGTTGGGTCCTACCGGGGGCTACCTTGTGGGTTTCTTCTTTGCCGCAGCGGTTGTTTCGAGCGTGAGGTTGCGTCTCGGTCGCTTTGGGGCGGCCCAGCCGCTTGCCGACGGCCTTGCGATGGCGCTCGGCATCGCCGTGATCTACGCCGCAGGCTGGGCTCAGCTCACGCTCGTCACCGGAATGGGTTGGGGTCCGGCCTTCGTCGCAGGCGTCGCGCCGTTTGTGCTGCTCGACGCCGCAAAGGGAGTCGTGGCGGTCGGGGTCGCGTCCGCGCTGCGCCGGGCCGGGGTCGCTGCTGCCTGACCGCGCGAGTCGCGGTTGCGATGTCAGAGCTTACCTCTAAGATGGTCGTGTACCTGTCACGCGACCCCGGCAAGGAGGCCCTGTGGGTCGGCCAGTCACGTTCGTGCACGCTGCAGATCTGCACCTCGACGCGCCTTTCGCAGGTGTGGATGCGAACGACGAGCGGGTTCGTGCGGCGCTCATGGAGGCGACCTACATCGCGTTCGACCGCGTGATCGCGACGTGCATCGAGGCCGACGCAGACTTCCTGGTTCTTGCCGGTGACACCTACAACAGCAGCGAGAAGAGCCTTCGGGCACAGCTGCGGTTCCAGGTCGGAATGCGGCGACTCGCGGAAGCCGGCATTCCCACCTACGTCCTGCAGGGCAACCATGACCCGGCGAACGGATGGTCGGCGGGGTTGGAGATGCCCTCCGCGGTCCACGTGTTTCCGTCAGACCGTGTGGAACGGCTCACGGTCGAGCGTGACGGCGAGACGATCTGCGCTCTGTACGGGCGCGGTTTCGCGGCCGCGGTGGTCACCGAGAATCTTGCCGCCGGCTACAAGCGTGAGCCCGCCGACCGCATAGCTATCGGCGTGCTCCATGCGAATGTCGGAGGCGATCCGGAATACGAACCCTATGCCCCATGCTCCATCGACGACTTGCGCGCCGCAGGGATGGACTATTGGGCACTCGGGCATATCCACAAGCACACCCGGCTCGCGGCCGAACCGCGGGCCGTCTACGCGGGAAGCCCGCAAGGACTCAGTCCGAAAGAGGCCGGCGAGCACGGATGCTACCTCGTCACGATAGGTCCCGGCAACGTCGAGGAACGCTTCATCGTCACGGACGCCGTGCGCTGGGCACGCGACGAGATCGACGTGTCCGAGATGGCCGATGTCGAAGCACTGCGCACCGGCGTGCGCGCCGCGTGCGAGCGGCAGCGAGAAGCTGCGGGCGGACGCCCGGTCATCGTGCGATTGGGTCTCACCGGCCGTGGGCCGGTTCACGCGGACCTCGCGAGGCCCGGGCTCCTCGGCGAGCTGATCGCCGACGTGAGCGAAGGGCAACTGGCCTCCGAGCCGTGGGTGTGGATCGCTCGCGCTCGCGACCTGACTCGTCCGGCGATCGATCTGGCCGCGGTGCGCGAGGGTGGCGGTTTCGCGGGAGACCTCGTACAGCTGGCGGACGACCTGTTGGCGGGCGATCCGGACACACTCGTCGATGAGGTTCTGGCTCCACTGCGCGAGCGCGCACGCGGTCTGGAGGTCGACTCCTCGGCCGCGGAGATCATCGAGCGGGCCCGAGATGTCTGTCTCGACCTCCTCTATGCCGCAGAGGACCGCTCATGAGGCTCAGCAGAATCGAGGCGGTGCGCTTCGGGGGCGTCGACGGGAGGACTCTCGACGGCCTTGGCGACGGGCTCACGGTGGTCGTCGGCCCCAACGAAGCCGGCAAGACCAGCTTCACCACTCTCGTGCGCCACGTGCTCTACGGGTTCCCGACGCCGTCCAAGCCGCGCGCATACGTCTCGGCGGCCGGTTCCCGCGAAGGCAGACTCGTGTTCGCGGATCCGGAGGGCGAATGGGTGCTTCAGCGCACGGAGGGACCCCGCGGCGGCCAGCTTGCGGTGCGCACGCTCTCCGGTTCCGAGCGTCCCGATCTGGCCGAGGAGCTCACTCGCGGAGTGAGCGAGGCGGCGTTCGGTGCGGTGTTCGGTTTCGGGCTCGCCGAGATGGACGAGATAGAGCGCATGCGGGGGAGCCACGACGACATCGTGTCGCGACTCTACGCCGCTGGCGCCGGGCTCGCGGTGAGCCCACAGGATGTTCGCGCCACAGTCGACGACCGCGCCGCCAAGCTGTTCGCCCTGCGCGGGAAGAATCCGACCATCAACGCGCTCCTCGGCGAGATTCGCGAAATGCGCGATCGGGTGCGCACGCTGGAGGTATCCGCCGAGGAGTACGCATCCGATGTAGAGCACCTCGGCGAACTGCGCGCCGAGATCGAGCGGGCGACCACCGCGCGCGACGCCGCGCTGGAGCGGCACCGTGCGCTCGCATTCGATGCAGGCCGCGTCGGCGACTGGGAGCGCGAGATCGAGACCGCCGAAGTGGAGCTTGCTGAGGCGGACAGCGAGATTGCGCGGTTGGACATGCTTGCGGAGGCGCTCGTCTCCGGGAGCGATGCGTCGGCGCCTGTGGTCGAGGCTGAAGCCGTCCTTGGCGAGGCGGCGCTCTTCGAACAGCGGTTTCGTGCTGTGCGCGACCGGGAATCGCGCTTGCGCGAGGCCGAACGCGAAGCGTCTGCGGCGCTCGCGGACCTCGGCATGTCGCGGGAGCTGGCGCTCGCAGCGGACATCTCGCCTCAGACGGCCGCCGAGATCGAGACCCGTCGCGACAGACTGGTGAGGCTCGAAGAGCGGACCGAGAGCCTGCGGTCCAGGCTTCTCGAGGTCCGCGAAACTGCTGGCGGCAGGGCCGTCGGGCCAACAGCGGGTTCCCCTTGGCCAGCGGTTCTTCTGGCAGTCCTTGGACTGTTGCTCGCCGCGTACGCGACGGTGTCTGCCGACGTCACTCTCGGCGCGCTCGGGGTCGTTGTTCTGGTTGCGGGCGCTGCGTTCGTGCTTTCGCGCAGTCGGGCGAGCGCGGGTGCGGGCACCGCGCCGGTGTCGGCCGATGCCGCCGACGCCACGGCCGGCGAGCTGCAGACGGCGCGTGCCGAGTGGGCCGCATGGATTCGGGACCGCGGGTTCCCCGACTCGGTCGGCGATCCGGGCTCCGCGGCCACACTGCTCGCGGCGCTCAAGGACGTTCGCGGCAGACTGCGCGAAGCGGAGAACCTCGCAAGCGATATCGCCGAGGAAGCAGCCTGGCTCGAAACATACCGGGTCCGCCTGGCGGCGGTCGCCGAGCCGCTTGGTACCGGTGCCCCCGCGTCACTCGACACTGTCTCGGCCTGCGCGGTCGGTGTCCGGAGCTCCCTTGAGGCAGCTGCCAGACTCGTTGCCGAGAAGGAAGATCTGAAACGAGCGAGGGAGTCTGCAGCTGCCCGCATTGCTGCGATTCGCACGCGCATCGGCGCGAGCAGTGAACGCGTGCAAGTTGCGCTCGACCGCAACGGCGTGACCGATTCTGCCGCACTGCAGGGCGCCGTCGGCATCGCCTCCGCAGCTTCCGACGAGGCCATCGTCCGCAACGACGCTCTCACTTGCGAGGCGAGTGCCATTACCGAGCGCGTCCGCTGTGAGGAGCGCGAGAAGGGGATGGCGTCGCTGCGTCTCGACATCACGGGCGCCGAGGAGCGCATCAGGCGATCCGCCGAGGAGTACGCCATCTACACTGTCGCCTCGCGCATGCTCGAACGCG includes:
- a CDS encoding iron ABC transporter permease — its product is MTAASTERSVRDQYSRSIARRLLIVSLGCVVLIALAVIALCIGSADMSVGAVLRALATRLAPSVGASPFDESVVWELRLPRIVMGIIGGAGLAVSGAQMQGITRNPLVSPFTVGISAAAAFGASVAIMFGFGFVGVGTFAIVGNAFLFSMVCTLLVFGLARMKGTSPETLILAGIALSYLFSALTSIIHFFASEEDLMAMVHWTFGTLTGVKWSEIAIVAAVMVACVPVLIKYSWDINAMTLGGDDAARSLGVDTTRVRIVSLLLSALITATIISFTGIIGFVCLVAPHIARYLIGGDHRFLLPASCIVGAIVMVASDTVGRTLISPIILPIGIVTSLVGVPLFLYLLLTRRQNYWV
- a CDS encoding ABC transporter substrate-binding protein codes for the protein MSKRLRRASFVCIALVLLLSSLAITGCTSQGAESSGTKDAEATDTITVQDSANRYVEVPYPVKSIVVLWDNPTEELKALGAIDRIVGIDEATKAKVDEGYYPGLADTPVVGSSEEPNYEAIAELDPDVVICLSSYPPLPDEVQAELEPFGIAVVSLDFFRTDVYFREVTTLGAMLGREEETASYIDFFRKPLDMVAKRIAEIADADRKTVYFEGADDYGTYGGAGYGCGIPGMIVSGGGVDLYPEITAEWFEADPEDIAERNPDFIIKGQSGGYFLADDTDFKAVHDAIMARPELAASTAVTQNQVHVMSFDVSGGARKKFGPMFIAKILYPETFEDFNPESVLKEYYEKYLGLEWQGVYTYPAINQ
- a CDS encoding stage II sporulation protein M; the protein is MDERTFIDGSRETWDRLAELTGAAQRRGVVSLGAEQLRAMYEDYRRTAADLAYAQTHFPGSATEAHLNGLVGSAHAGLYGESPRRIGAAWEFLARGYPRLIRANWRPIGLSALVFGGACVLGFLLVYVNYPLARIFIPEMLRDGVGDTLKQGGSLADVSASLGPLLTAGITANNIQVSLLAFAGGMTFGALTGYALLQNGLMLGALAGVFTQAGGALQFWSLIVPHGALELPAIVLAGGSGLMLARALVAPGDLPRSAALKSASGDAVRVVLGAIPLLVIAGAIEGFLTPAPVDPVLKIAFGAVMALALTLYVVLPGRSQA
- a CDS encoding RDD family protein — protein: MAALGRRLEIETPEAVTVTYPLAGVGSRGAAALLDMLILGLLMLAEAVAGALVMLVGVRVFGWNEVLPIWGLAALGIALFVTYWGYFIYGEVVRNGRTFGKRRMRIRVVRDDGSRVGVLDSVIRNVVRIVDALPGTYAIGVACLLMSPRARRLGDMAAGTVVIAEPDEPGMVLGADKRESLAVEYLTRRAGLTPDARYQVGVAMLGLWGEAPGTWDEPTIAGRVADLSGLRERFTAGS
- a CDS encoding biotin transporter BioY codes for the protein MAEEYAAPVDRPPAAGTRTRTIAMAALLAALLAASAWITLPIGAVPVTLQVFVVLLAGLVLSPGTAAASVGVYLLLGMAGLPVFSGGTGGLGALLGPTGGYLVGFFFAAAVVSSVRLRLGRFGAAQPLADGLAMALGIAVIYAAGWAQLTLVTGMGWGPAFVAGVAPFVLLDAAKGVVAVGVASALRRAGVAAA
- a CDS encoding DNA repair exonuclease; the protein is MGRPVTFVHAADLHLDAPFAGVDANDERVRAALMEATYIAFDRVIATCIEADADFLVLAGDTYNSSEKSLRAQLRFQVGMRRLAEAGIPTYVLQGNHDPANGWSAGLEMPSAVHVFPSDRVERLTVERDGETICALYGRGFAAAVVTENLAAGYKREPADRIAIGVLHANVGGDPEYEPYAPCSIDDLRAAGMDYWALGHIHKHTRLAAEPRAVYAGSPQGLSPKEAGEHGCYLVTIGPGNVEERFIVTDAVRWARDEIDVSEMADVEALRTGVRAACERQREAAGGRPVIVRLGLTGRGPVHADLARPGLLGELIADVSEGQLASEPWVWIARARDLTRPAIDLAAVREGGGFAGDLVQLADDLLAGDPDTLVDEVLAPLRERARGLEVDSSAAEIIERARDVCLDLLYAAEDRS
- a CDS encoding AAA family ATPase is translated as MRLSRIEAVRFGGVDGRTLDGLGDGLTVVVGPNEAGKTSFTTLVRHVLYGFPTPSKPRAYVSAAGSREGRLVFADPEGEWVLQRTEGPRGGQLAVRTLSGSERPDLAEELTRGVSEAAFGAVFGFGLAEMDEIERMRGSHDDIVSRLYAAGAGLAVSPQDVRATVDDRAAKLFALRGKNPTINALLGEIREMRDRVRTLEVSAEEYASDVEHLGELRAEIERATTARDAALERHRALAFDAGRVGDWEREIETAEVELAEADSEIARLDMLAEALVSGSDASAPVVEAEAVLGEAALFEQRFRAVRDRESRLREAEREASAALADLGMSRELALAADISPQTAAEIETRRDRLVRLEERTESLRSRLLEVRETAGGRAVGPTAGSPWPAVLLAVLGLLLAAYATVSADVTLGALGVVVLVAGAAFVLSRSRASAGAGTAPVSADAADATAGELQTARAEWAAWIRDRGFPDSVGDPGSAATLLAALKDVRGRLREAENLASDIAEEAAWLETYRVRLAAVAEPLGTGAPASLDTVSACAVGVRSSLEAAARLVAEKEDLKRARESAAARIAAIRTRIGASSERVQVALDRNGVTDSAALQGAVGIASAASDEAIVRNDALTCEASAITERVRCEEREKGMASLRLDITGAEERIRRSAEEYAIYTVASRMLERAQERYEREQQPEVVREAGRIFARITGDRYPRLKVPLDSSPIAVFDSAADERRTDHLSRGTAEQLYLALRLALLSQLGEVGVRLPVLMDDVLVNFDPERRRGAAEAIVDVARQRQIIVFTCHPETAALLADVDPGRTEVSLDRC